A single region of the Alosa alosa isolate M-15738 ecotype Scorff River chromosome 6, AALO_Geno_1.1, whole genome shotgun sequence genome encodes:
- the spsb3a gene encoding SPRY domain-containing SOCS box protein 3a: MSRRSRNSRAWRYVWSGIRRDADARALIQASETEYSDSDSEVEFPAAVPPVPSAVPVTGESYCSCDSQIEASCNPRLRGFTHIHDCHCGEDDQDFDWVWDDDSRSAATLLSCENRKVSFHSEYSCGTAAIRGSKELTDGQHFWEIKMTSPVYGTDMMVGIGTSDVNLDKYRHTFCSLLGKDEESWGLSYTGLLHHKGDKVSFSSRFGQGSIIGVHLDTWHGTLTFFKNRKCIGVAATELQNKQVFPMACSTAAKSSMKLIRSVSAPTSLQYLCCSRLRKLLPSGTDALGVLPLPPGLRQLLHSKLGWVLTLDHMQNHMQPHSHMHTPPGPSSSSDSEGCTSDPEACQRKRCRWT; the protein is encoded by the exons ATGTCAAGAAGAAGCAGGAATAGTCGGGCGTGGCGTTACGTTTGGAGTGGTATTCGGCGAGATGCAGACGCACGAGCTCTTATTCAGGCCTCAGAGACTGAG TACAGTGACTCAGACTCTGAAGTGGAGTTTCCTGCAGCAGTGCCCCCTGTACCAAGTGCTGTTCCTGTGACTGGGGAGTCCTACTGTAGCTGTGACTCGCAAATTGAGGCCAGCTGCAACCCCCGCCTGCGTGGcttcacacatatacatgacTGTCATTGTGGAGAGGATGACCAGG ATTTTGACTGGGTGTGGGACGATGACAGCCGGTCAGCGGCGACACTGCTTAGTTGTGAGAACAGGAAGGTGAGCTTCCACTCAGAGTACAGCTGCGGCACAGCCGCCATCAGAGGCTCCAAAGAGCTCACAGATGGACAGCACTTCTGGGAGATCAAGATGACGTCTCCTGTCTATGGGACCGATATG ATGGTGGGGATTGGAACTTCTGACGTGAACCTGgataaatacagacacacattctgCAGCCTACTAGGCAAGGATGAAGAGAGCTGGGGCTTATCGTACACAG gtctactTCATCATAAAGGTGATAAGGTCAGCTTCTCATCACGCTTCGGCCAAGGGTCCATCATCGGAGTACACTTGGACACCTGGCACGGAACTCTTACATTCTTCAAGAATCGAAAGTGCATAG GTGTGGCTGCAACAGAGTTGCAGAACAAGCAAGTGTTCCCCATGGCGTGCAGCACTGCGGCCAAAAGCAGCATGAAGCTCATCCGCTCTGTGTCGGCACCCACTTCCCTGCAGTATCTGTGCTGCTCGCGCCTGCGCAAGCTCCTCCCGTCCGGGACTGACGCTCTGGGGGTGCTGCCTCTGCCGCCGGGCCTCCGGCAGCTGCTCCACTCCAAGCTGGGCTGGGTCCTCACCCTGGACCACATGCAGAACCACATGCAGCCACACAGCCACATGCACACGCCTCCTGGGCCGTCCTCCAGCAGCGACTCAGAGGGCTGCACCTCCGATCCTGAGGCCTGTCAAAGGAAGCGCTGTCGTTGGACCTGA
- the nme3 gene encoding nucleoside diphosphate kinase 3 isoform X2: protein MICVFLTIFANIFQTGWTGANERTFIAVKPDGVQRKLVGEIIGRFERKGFSLVALKLLQASEEQLREHYWDLRNKPFYNSLVKYMSSGPIIAMVWQGLDVVKTARKMLGETNPADSMPGTIRGDYCVEVGRNVIHGSDSVESAQREISLWFRQHELVCWEDNSNHWIYE, encoded by the exons ATGATTTGCGTTTTTTTAACCATCTTCGCCAACATCTTCCAGACAG GATGGACCGGGGCGAACGAGCGGACCTTCATCGCCGTCAAACCAGATGGTGTGCAAAGAAAGCTGGTTGGCGAAATCATTGGCCGTTTTGAGAGGAAAGGCTTCAGTCTGGTGGCTCTTAAACTCCTGCAG GCCTCTGAGGAGCAGCTTAGGGAGCATTACTGGGACCTGAGGAACAAGCCCTTTTACAACAGCCTGGTCAAATACATGAGCTCTGGACCAATCATAGCTATG GTATGGCAAGGCCTGGATGTAGTAAAGACTGCTCGCAAGATGCTTGGAGAAACCAACCCTGCTGATTCCATGCCAGGAACTATCCGAGGGGACTATTGTGTTGAAGTGGGCAG GAATGTGATCCATGGCAGTGATTCTGTTGAGAGTGCACAGAGAGAGATCTCCTTGTGGTTTCGCCAGCATGAGCTGGTCTGTTGGGAGGACAACAGCAATCACTGGATCTACGAGTAG
- the nme3 gene encoding nucleoside diphosphate kinase 3 isoform X1 yields the protein MGSKRSGADHHGPNLGAKQARVEEDGWTGANERTFIAVKPDGVQRKLVGEIIGRFERKGFSLVALKLLQASEEQLREHYWDLRNKPFYNSLVKYMSSGPIIAMVWQGLDVVKTARKMLGETNPADSMPGTIRGDYCVEVGRNVIHGSDSVESAQREISLWFRQHELVCWEDNSNHWIYE from the exons ATGGGCTCCAAACGATCAGGCGCAGACCACCATGGTCCTAATTTGGGGGCGAAACAAGCTCGAGTTGAAGAAGACG GATGGACCGGGGCGAACGAGCGGACCTTCATCGCCGTCAAACCAGATGGTGTGCAAAGAAAGCTGGTTGGCGAAATCATTGGCCGTTTTGAGAGGAAAGGCTTCAGTCTGGTGGCTCTTAAACTCCTGCAG GCCTCTGAGGAGCAGCTTAGGGAGCATTACTGGGACCTGAGGAACAAGCCCTTTTACAACAGCCTGGTCAAATACATGAGCTCTGGACCAATCATAGCTATG GTATGGCAAGGCCTGGATGTAGTAAAGACTGCTCGCAAGATGCTTGGAGAAACCAACCCTGCTGATTCCATGCCAGGAACTATCCGAGGGGACTATTGTGTTGAAGTGGGCAG GAATGTGATCCATGGCAGTGATTCTGTTGAGAGTGCACAGAGAGAGATCTCCTTGTGGTTTCGCCAGCATGAGCTGGTCTGTTGGGAGGACAACAGCAATCACTGGATCTACGAGTAG